The Hymenobacter sp. GOD-10R genome includes a window with the following:
- a CDS encoding HIRAN domain-containing protein: protein MAATPSASSLVLLECLIAGTSHREGLKSYEPNLQLGQALTLAREADSTYDDWAVRVYTADSNAMWLGYLPEGRNETVARLLDAGFKLGGRLTHKAWEDEWLYLEMEVLLMGEQQ from the coding sequence ATGGCTGCCACGCCTTCCGCCTCTTCTTTAGTTCTACTCGAATGTCTGATAGCGGGCACCTCGCACCGTGAGGGCTTGAAGTCTTACGAGCCAAACCTACAACTGGGTCAAGCCCTCACGTTAGCCCGCGAGGCCGATAGCACCTACGATGACTGGGCCGTGCGCGTGTACACCGCCGACTCTAACGCCATGTGGCTAGGCTACCTGCCCGAAGGTCGCAACGAAACCGTTGCCCGGCTGCTTGATGCTGGGTTTAAGCTAGGTGGGCGCCTCACGCACAAAGCGTGGGAAGACGAGTGGCTCTACCTGGAAATGGAAGTGCTGCTCATGGGTGAGCAGCAGTAA
- a CDS encoding acyl-CoA dehydrogenase family protein: protein MSSQADILSPNAKAHSAQRGSTNAAGFTDYFDLDGLLTEEHKLIRQSMRDFVKKEISPNIERWAQETHFPSEIVRKFGEVGAFGPTIPTEYGGGGLDYISYGLIMQEIERGDSGMRSTASVQGSLVMFPIYQYGSEEQRRKFLPKLASGEWLGCFGLTEPDHGSNPSGMVTKLEDKGDYYLLNGAKLWISNSPECQVAVVWAKNEEGRIKGVIVERGMEGFTTPEIHNKWSLRASITGELVFDNVRIPKENVLPNVEGLRGPLSCLDSARYGIAWGAIGAAIDCYESALKYSLQREQFGKPIASYQLQQRKLAEMITEITKAQLMAWRLGTLKNEGKATSAQISMAKRNSVAMALEVAREARQIHGGMGITGEYPIMRHMMNLESVITYEGTHDIHLLITGADITGIQAFK from the coding sequence ATGTCTTCCCAAGCCGATATTCTCTCTCCGAACGCCAAAGCACACAGCGCGCAACGCGGCTCGACTAACGCCGCCGGCTTCACCGATTATTTCGACCTCGATGGTTTATTGACCGAAGAGCATAAGCTCATCCGCCAGAGCATGCGCGATTTTGTGAAGAAAGAGATTTCACCGAACATCGAGCGGTGGGCGCAGGAGACGCATTTCCCTTCGGAAATCGTGCGCAAGTTTGGGGAGGTAGGGGCCTTTGGTCCAACCATCCCGACGGAGTACGGCGGCGGTGGCCTCGACTACATTAGCTATGGCCTCATCATGCAGGAAATCGAGCGCGGTGACTCTGGTATGCGCTCCACGGCTTCGGTGCAAGGCTCGCTGGTGATGTTCCCGATCTACCAATACGGCTCGGAGGAGCAGCGCCGCAAGTTCTTGCCTAAGCTAGCTTCTGGCGAATGGCTTGGCTGCTTTGGCCTTACCGAACCTGACCACGGCTCCAACCCCAGCGGCATGGTGACCAAGTTGGAAGACAAAGGCGACTACTACCTGTTGAACGGCGCCAAGCTTTGGATTTCAAATTCGCCCGAGTGCCAAGTGGCAGTGGTGTGGGCCAAAAACGAGGAAGGCCGCATCAAAGGTGTGATTGTGGAGCGCGGCATGGAAGGCTTTACCACGCCCGAAATCCACAACAAGTGGAGCCTGCGCGCCAGCATTACCGGCGAGCTGGTGTTCGACAACGTGCGTATCCCCAAGGAGAACGTGCTACCCAACGTAGAAGGCTTGCGCGGTCCACTTTCCTGCCTCGACTCGGCGCGCTACGGTATTGCCTGGGGCGCTATCGGTGCCGCCATCGACTGCTACGAATCGGCGCTGAAGTACAGCTTGCAGCGCGAACAGTTCGGTAAGCCCATTGCCAGCTACCAGCTTCAGCAGCGCAAGCTAGCCGAGATGATTACCGAAATCACAAAGGCTCAACTGATGGCGTGGCGCCTAGGTACCCTCAAAAACGAAGGCAAAGCCACCAGCGCCCAAATCAGCATGGCCAAGCGCAACTCGGTAGCCATGGCGCTAGAAGTAGCCCGCGAAGCCCGCCAGATCCACGGCGGGATGGGCATCACCGGCGAGTACCCCATTATGCGCCACATGATGAACCTAGAATCGGTCATCACCTACGAAGGCACGCACGATATCCACCTGCTCATTACGGGTGCAGATATTACGGGTATTCAGGCGTTTAAGTAG
- a CDS encoding TonB-dependent receptor — translation MNNRVPFSRRWYPIRLVALSLTLATPLAASVAAPGPVLSQVLLERKVSFKAEAQTIESVLNQLEKQLNVRFVYSPSLIGSDRRVTLQVAEKPLTQVLDELLAPRKIQYEVRNNRIILSQPGSSKTTADVPVSGRVVDAKGEGLPGVTVVVKGTTIGTGTGPDGSFSINAPENSVLVFSFVGYTRKEVPVAGATSTISVTLAEDTKALDEVVVVGYGVQEKKLLTTSIATVSAKDVELLPVASPAEALVGQVAGAQITEPSGEPGAGAVIRIRGLGSISAGNSPLYVVDGYPLGSADNFNQISPLDIQSIQVLKDAAACAIYGSRGGNGIVIVTTKRGQAGKTRFNFNANTGIQQVAKRIDVLNRNQYLDYLTDAFTNGNRVIPAPLQVDRNTLADTDWQDEIFQTGVQQRYQLSASGGSDKSRFYIAGSYFDQSGIVKGTGFERFSLRANYDAQLSKKLKIGLNLAPSFTRTDVRPVSGSYNGGNISGGGPGGETAAVTTALILPPVVPARLPNGDYGLISNAFPANTITISDLLNPVAPLDLYKDRTSSVRALGTTFLEYEPVKGLMLRTNFGAELIANRRGIYVPATLPTNNSRSANLSNPVLNNIDARQVNSTNYNWVWENTATYNRTFAKDHNVTVLAGYASQYNTNEGSTVLGQTGTYTNTAVEYATAAGQLFGQASYSANSLTSLFGRVDYAFKERYILTAALRTDGSSRFGPDNRYATFPSVALAWRVGEENFIKRLPSVSELKLRASYGVTGNNNIGDYSYQSYQQAANYVFGANTGTRAYGFSPNGVAIRDLTWETNTQFDTGFDLGLFRDRVYLTVAAYQRNTTDLLLNRNIPAVLGFSTRALANVGEVRNRGLEFQLNTSNFQGKDFTWSTSANMSFNRNRVMALAGQNDQLVYDAVFGYTSSIRVVPGQPLGMFYGYEQVGVYRDQNDVDNSPKFATGTTLPGDIKYADKNGDGIINAADISVIGNPFPNFTYGLLNTFGYKRLSLAITLQGSQGNDILYGGDRYVNNFPGQANPRTNVLDRWRSPEEPGNGMEPRASSNPSPSIREFSSRFVFDASFLRIRNVTLRYNLPTGFVQKIGLQNADVYTSIQNLYTFTKYFGYNPEANNYGNTTQPTYGVDQGSYPMARTLTLGVNIGF, via the coding sequence ATGAACAACCGCGTACCTTTCTCTCGACGCTGGTACCCCATCAGATTAGTTGCGCTGAGTTTAACCCTAGCTACTCCGCTCGCTGCTAGCGTAGCCGCGCCCGGACCGGTGCTTTCGCAGGTGCTACTGGAGCGAAAAGTTTCGTTTAAAGCAGAGGCGCAAACGATTGAGTCGGTACTTAATCAGCTCGAAAAACAGCTCAACGTGCGCTTCGTGTATAGCCCGTCGCTCATCGGCTCCGACCGCCGTGTGACGTTGCAAGTAGCCGAAAAGCCACTCACGCAAGTGTTGGATGAACTGCTTGCTCCGCGCAAAATTCAATATGAAGTGCGCAATAATCGCATCATCCTCAGTCAGCCTGGCAGCAGCAAAACTACCGCCGATGTACCCGTATCGGGGCGGGTGGTGGATGCGAAAGGAGAGGGGCTGCCAGGCGTAACGGTGGTAGTAAAAGGCACCACCATTGGCACCGGCACCGGACCAGACGGCAGCTTCTCCATCAACGCACCGGAAAATAGCGTCTTGGTATTCAGCTTCGTAGGATACACGCGCAAAGAAGTGCCAGTCGCAGGAGCTACTAGTACTATAAGTGTCACGCTCGCCGAAGACACAAAAGCGCTGGACGAAGTAGTGGTAGTCGGCTACGGGGTGCAGGAAAAAAAGCTGCTGACGACCTCTATTGCTACCGTATCAGCCAAGGACGTGGAGCTGCTGCCCGTGGCCTCGCCGGCGGAGGCGCTGGTAGGTCAGGTGGCGGGCGCGCAGATTACGGAGCCTTCTGGCGAGCCCGGCGCGGGCGCGGTGATTCGCATTCGGGGCCTAGGTTCGATTTCGGCAGGCAACAGTCCGCTCTACGTGGTGGACGGCTACCCGCTGGGCAGCGCGGATAACTTCAACCAGATTTCGCCCCTCGATATTCAATCCATTCAGGTGCTGAAGGATGCGGCGGCGTGCGCCATCTACGGTTCGCGCGGCGGCAACGGCATCGTGATTGTGACTACCAAACGCGGCCAAGCCGGCAAAACGCGCTTCAACTTCAACGCCAACACCGGTATTCAGCAAGTGGCTAAGCGCATCGACGTGCTCAACCGCAACCAATACCTAGACTACCTGACGGACGCTTTTACCAACGGCAACCGTGTTATTCCGGCTCCGCTGCAAGTCGACCGCAATACCCTAGCTGATACCGACTGGCAGGACGAAATCTTCCAGACGGGCGTGCAGCAGCGCTATCAACTCTCGGCCTCCGGAGGCTCGGATAAGTCGCGCTTCTACATTGCGGGGTCGTATTTTGACCAAAGCGGAATTGTGAAGGGCACGGGCTTCGAGCGGTTTTCGTTGCGCGCCAACTACGATGCGCAGCTCAGCAAGAAGCTCAAGATCGGTCTGAACCTAGCGCCGTCCTTCACGCGCACCGACGTGCGCCCCGTGTCGGGGAGCTACAACGGCGGCAACATTTCGGGCGGCGGCCCCGGCGGCGAAACGGCCGCCGTGACGACGGCCCTGATTCTGCCACCCGTGGTGCCCGCCCGCTTACCCAATGGCGATTATGGCCTGATCAGCAACGCTTTTCCTGCTAACACTATCACCATCAGCGACCTGCTGAACCCAGTGGCGCCCCTAGACCTATATAAGGACCGGACCAGCTCGGTGCGGGCGCTAGGCACCACCTTTCTGGAATACGAACCCGTGAAAGGGTTGATGCTGCGCACCAATTTCGGGGCGGAGCTGATTGCCAACCGTCGCGGCATTTACGTGCCCGCCACGCTTCCCACCAACAACTCGCGGAGTGCTAACCTCTCGAACCCCGTGCTCAACAACATTGACGCCCGGCAGGTGAACAGCACCAACTACAACTGGGTGTGGGAAAATACGGCTACCTACAACCGTACCTTCGCCAAGGATCATAACGTGACTGTGCTGGCGGGCTACGCTTCGCAGTACAACACGAACGAGGGCAGCACTGTACTCGGCCAGACCGGCACTTACACCAACACGGCGGTAGAGTACGCTACCGCCGCCGGGCAGCTGTTTGGGCAAGCTAGCTATAGCGCTAACTCACTGACTTCCCTGTTCGGCCGCGTCGACTATGCCTTCAAGGAACGCTACATTCTGACGGCTGCGCTGCGTACCGACGGCTCCTCACGCTTTGGACCCGACAATCGCTACGCTACGTTCCCGTCGGTGGCGTTGGCGTGGCGCGTGGGGGAGGAGAACTTTATTAAGCGCCTGCCGAGTGTGAGTGAGCTGAAGCTGCGCGCCAGCTACGGCGTAACCGGCAATAATAACATTGGTGACTACTCGTACCAGAGCTACCAGCAGGCGGCCAACTACGTGTTTGGCGCCAACACGGGCACCCGGGCGTACGGCTTCTCGCCCAACGGCGTGGCCATCCGGGATCTGACGTGGGAAACCAACACCCAGTTCGACACGGGCTTCGACCTAGGTTTGTTCCGCGACCGGGTATACCTGACCGTGGCGGCCTACCAGCGCAATACCACCGACCTGCTGCTGAATCGCAACATTCCGGCGGTGCTGGGCTTCTCGACGCGGGCGTTGGCGAATGTGGGCGAGGTGCGCAACCGCGGCCTAGAGTTTCAGCTGAACACGTCGAACTTCCAAGGCAAGGATTTTACCTGGAGCACGTCGGCTAATATGTCGTTTAACCGCAACCGCGTGATGGCGCTGGCCGGCCAGAACGACCAACTGGTATACGACGCCGTGTTTGGCTACACCAGCTCGATTCGGGTGGTGCCAGGGCAGCCGCTAGGCATGTTCTACGGCTACGAGCAAGTGGGCGTGTACCGTGACCAGAACGATGTGGACAACAGCCCCAAGTTTGCGACCGGCACCACCTTACCCGGCGACATCAAGTATGCCGATAAGAACGGCGACGGCATCATCAACGCCGCGGATATTAGCGTCATTGGTAACCCGTTTCCCAACTTCACCTATGGTTTGCTGAACACCTTCGGGTATAAGCGGTTGTCGCTGGCTATCACGCTGCAAGGCTCGCAGGGTAATGATATTCTGTACGGCGGCGACCGGTACGTGAACAACTTCCCGGGCCAAGCCAACCCGCGCACCAACGTGCTGGATCGGTGGCGCTCCCCCGAGGAGCCCGGTAACGGTATGGAGCCCCGCGCCTCGTCTAACCCGTCGCCTTCCATCCGGGAGTTTAGCTCGCGCTTCGTGTTCGATGCTTCGTTTTTGCGCATTCGTAACGTGACGCTGCGCTACAACCTCCCCACGGGTTTTGTGCAGAAGATCGGGTTGCAGAACGCCGACGTGTATACCAGCATCCAGAATCTGTACACGTTCACCAAGTACTTCGGCTATAACCCCGAGGCCAACAACTACGGCAATACCACCCAGCCGACCTACGGCGTCGATCAGGGCTCGTACCCCATGGCCCGCACGCTGACCCTAGGAGTGAACATTGGTTTTTAA
- a CDS encoding YciI family protein → MSLYAYLLLPVGGTLSCPEAAQAEADILAAHFRHLQRLQVGQLLKLAGVGGQANFGLVLFEAESSAMAEAVMNADPLVSSGCMTAQCVPFQVVLQTAGVQLHNAA, encoded by the coding sequence ATGTCACTCTACGCTTATTTACTCCTGCCTGTTGGTGGTACCCTTTCTTGCCCAGAAGCCGCGCAGGCGGAAGCCGATATTTTAGCCGCTCATTTTCGGCATTTGCAACGCCTGCAAGTTGGCCAGTTGCTCAAACTCGCCGGAGTGGGCGGGCAGGCCAATTTTGGCTTAGTACTATTCGAGGCCGAATCATCGGCGATGGCTGAAGCTGTTATGAACGCCGACCCGCTGGTGAGCAGCGGCTGCATGACGGCCCAATGCGTGCCCTTTCAGGTAGTGCTCCAAACCGCCGGCGTGCAACTTCATAACGCAGCCTAG
- a CDS encoding RNA polymerase sigma-70 factor — translation MNSLPPRTYISWTDDALLQALVADDRTAFAELYERYWYRVFAVAYRKLKSREIAEELVQDLFATLWHKRAEHAIQQLEYYLLAAINRRVIGYLRAHQVRAAYADYCRRNQSEASQETEHVLAASDLSEAFAKALLQLPEQSREIFRLSRLEHVPVAEIALKLNLSSKAVEYHLTKSLKLLRVYLRDFTLVAALFLFV, via the coding sequence GTGAATTCTTTACCCCCGCGAACGTATATCTCCTGGACCGACGACGCCTTGCTCCAAGCGCTGGTAGCCGACGACCGAACTGCTTTCGCCGAGCTGTATGAGCGTTATTGGTACCGCGTGTTTGCGGTGGCCTACCGGAAGTTGAAGTCACGGGAAATAGCCGAGGAGCTGGTGCAGGATCTGTTTGCTACCCTCTGGCACAAGCGGGCCGAGCACGCTATTCAGCAGCTAGAGTACTACCTGCTGGCCGCCATCAACCGCCGGGTTATTGGATACTTACGCGCCCATCAGGTGCGCGCCGCTTACGCCGACTACTGCCGCCGTAACCAAAGTGAGGCGAGTCAGGAAACGGAACACGTTCTGGCCGCTTCTGATCTGTCGGAAGCATTTGCCAAAGCCTTGCTGCAATTGCCTGAGCAGTCGCGCGAGATTTTTCGCCTGAGCCGGTTGGAGCACGTGCCAGTCGCAGAAATTGCGCTGAAGCTGAATCTGTCGTCTAAAGCAGTGGAATATCACCTTACCAAATCTCTGAAGCTACTGCGCGTTTACCTGCGCGACTTCACACTGGTAGCGGCGTTGTTCCTGTTTGTTTGA
- a CDS encoding FecR family protein: MMTQAEFEALLQRYLDGNSQPGERQLVEKWSQQLGQEENLVLDRSLHEEVRTAMWQRIMQLTADEELVAPVQEMPVVSRPLSFWQGQASRWAAAAILVLSLGLGWWLLQRSQRAADLASAKWVRQVNNLEREQELTLHDGSRVTLYPGSRLQYKEGLAGARREVYLTGQAFFKVTKNPSRPFLVYTDKVLTTVLGTSFLVTAYANQEARVAVREGRVAVQPRKGAQLDATPAQPSFKGVVLLPNQQAVYLARNERLDKELVAKPTPLTPQPLDFKKRPVAEVLAALERVYGVNIVYDPIKLRDCTITIAFENEPLFEQLDILCKALNASYKRADDAQIIFESTGCKQPAKS, from the coding sequence ATGATGACCCAAGCTGAATTTGAAGCCTTGCTCCAGCGCTACCTCGACGGCAATAGCCAACCGGGTGAGCGGCAGCTGGTGGAAAAGTGGAGCCAGCAGCTTGGGCAGGAAGAAAACCTGGTGCTCGACCGCAGCCTGCACGAAGAAGTGCGGACCGCCATGTGGCAACGCATCATGCAACTCACCGCCGACGAAGAGTTGGTGGCACCTGTTCAGGAAATGCCGGTCGTGTCGCGGCCACTTTCTTTCTGGCAGGGGCAGGCGAGCCGGTGGGCGGCCGCCGCCATCTTGGTACTTAGCCTCGGGCTGGGTTGGTGGCTGCTCCAGCGCAGCCAACGTGCGGCCGACCTAGCTTCTGCGAAATGGGTGCGGCAGGTGAATAACCTTGAACGTGAACAAGAACTCACGCTTCACGACGGCAGCCGCGTGACGTTGTACCCTGGTAGCCGCTTGCAATACAAGGAGGGCTTGGCTGGTGCTCGTCGCGAAGTATATCTCACAGGGCAAGCCTTCTTTAAGGTGACCAAAAACCCGTCCCGCCCATTTCTAGTGTACACCGACAAGGTTCTGACGACGGTGCTAGGCACGAGTTTTCTGGTAACGGCTTATGCCAATCAAGAAGCCAGGGTAGCCGTGCGCGAAGGACGCGTAGCCGTGCAGCCCCGCAAGGGCGCTCAGCTGGATGCCACGCCCGCGCAACCTAGCTTCAAAGGGGTCGTACTTCTGCCCAATCAGCAGGCAGTATACCTAGCTAGGAATGAGCGACTTGACAAAGAGCTTGTCGCAAAACCGACACCGCTGACGCCGCAGCCACTCGACTTCAAGAAGCGCCCCGTGGCGGAGGTGCTGGCCGCCTTGGAAAGGGTATACGGGGTGAACATCGTGTACGACCCCATCAAACTCCGCGACTGCACCATTACCATTGCTTTCGAGAATGAGCCCTTGTTTGAACAGCTTGATATTCTTTGCAAAGCCTTGAATGCGAGCTATAAACGAGCGGATGACGCGCAAATAATCTTTGAGAGTACGGGCTGCAAACAGCCAGCTAAATCCTAG